In Salisediminibacterium beveridgei, one DNA window encodes the following:
- a CDS encoding ATP-binding cassette domain-containing protein produces the protein METMIEMKHVTKRYGKNEGLFDVNWTMNQTGLAGIIGPNGSGKTTLLKLIAGLLRPTSGSIKIHGRETDRTIGDQVAYLSELDSLYGFQTIRQAIRFHEKTISAFRLDKAEAMTNELALPMDKKIKHLSKGNRAKVKIILTLAREVSILVMDEPLSGLDPIVREDILKMIIRHLDVERQLGLISTHEVTEVEPYLDYVMFLHQGSIMLEGETDRLREEHGKSVVELMREVFV, from the coding sequence ATGGAGACAATGATTGAGATGAAGCATGTGACAAAGCGATATGGAAAAAACGAAGGGCTGTTTGATGTCAACTGGACGATGAACCAGACCGGACTTGCGGGAATCATTGGACCCAACGGCAGCGGGAAGACGACATTGTTGAAGCTGATTGCCGGATTATTACGGCCTACAAGTGGATCAATTAAGATTCATGGTAGGGAAACAGACAGGACAATTGGAGATCAAGTGGCTTACTTATCAGAGCTCGACTCTTTATACGGCTTTCAAACCATTCGTCAGGCGATCCGGTTTCATGAAAAAACAATCAGTGCATTTCGTCTGGACAAAGCGGAAGCAATGACAAATGAACTGGCACTTCCAATGGATAAAAAAATAAAACATTTATCAAAAGGTAACCGGGCGAAAGTCAAAATTATTCTGACACTTGCAAGAGAAGTCTCCATTCTGGTTATGGATGAGCCGTTATCAGGCCTGGACCCTATCGTCAGGGAGGATATTTTGAAAATGATTATCCGTCATCTGGATGTGGAAAGGCAACTGGGCCTGATATCTACACACGAAGTCACCGAAGTGGAACCTTACCTTGATTATGTGATGTTTCTTCATCAGGGAAGCATTATGCTTGAAGGAGAAACGGATCGACTTCGGGAAGAACATGGGAAATCTGTGGTGGAACTGATGCGGGAGGTGTTTGTCTGA
- a CDS encoding ABC transporter ATP-binding protein, translated as MENRIVIEQLSKSIGKTKIIKGIDLAIRPGEVYGLLGPNGAGKTTTIRMIVGLMKPTSGRVLINGYDLNQDFEKAISRVGAVVENPEMYDYLSGYDNLLHYQRMMPGVKKSRIHEVAELVGMTARLKEKTGTYSLGMRQRLGLAQALLHEPDVLILDEPTNGLDPAGIKEIRSYLRSLAHEEGISIIVSSHLLSEMEKMCDRIAVIKQGEIIAISDVKSFIQQKEDRIILRAKPIQDARKVIRAYLNIEAEKDGDELGVNCSEEQIPDLLKELIRAGVQIYEVRHAAPVTLEEQFLQVTGGESV; from the coding sequence ATGGAAAATCGGATTGTGATTGAACAGTTATCAAAATCCATTGGTAAAACAAAAATCATTAAAGGAATTGATCTGGCCATCAGACCAGGGGAAGTTTACGGATTATTGGGGCCAAACGGAGCGGGGAAAACAACGACCATCCGAATGATCGTAGGCTTAATGAAACCGACAAGCGGGAGAGTGCTGATAAATGGTTACGATCTTAACCAGGATTTCGAGAAAGCCATCAGCAGAGTGGGGGCTGTGGTTGAGAATCCGGAGATGTATGATTATTTAAGCGGTTATGATAACCTTCTTCACTATCAGCGGATGATGCCCGGAGTGAAAAAGAGCAGGATTCATGAAGTGGCTGAGCTTGTAGGGATGACAGCGAGACTGAAAGAGAAGACAGGAACCTATTCACTTGGCATGCGTCAGCGCCTTGGATTGGCACAGGCATTATTGCATGAGCCGGATGTGCTGATACTCGATGAGCCGACCAATGGACTTGATCCAGCAGGCATCAAGGAAATCCGCAGTTACTTAAGGAGTCTTGCCCATGAAGAGGGGATCAGTATCATCGTATCGAGTCACCTGTTAAGTGAAATGGAAAAGATGTGTGACAGGATCGCTGTAATCAAACAAGGCGAAATCATCGCCATTTCCGATGTGAAATCCTTCATCCAGCAGAAAGAAGACCGGATCATTTTACGGGCAAAACCGATTCAGGATGCCCGGAAAGTGATTCGTGCTTATCTGAACATAGAGGCAGAAAAGGACGGGGATGAGCTGGGAGTGAATTGCTCAGAGGAACAGATACCGGATCTCCTGAAGGAACTGATAAGAGCTGGTGTTCAGATTTATGAAGTCCGGCATGCGGCACCGGTTACACTCGAAGAACAGTTTTTGCAGGTGACAGGAGGTGAATCGGTATGA
- a CDS encoding chemotaxis protein codes for MTEEHKGILLESGTNELEVIMFTIGTGTFGINVMKVREIIQPTNVTLMPHTHPHVEGIIRLRDEVIPVIDLAKAIGFSPSEENNQDKYVVSEMNNVKVAFHVHAVSRIHRISWEQIEKPSRLSGGLEDLTIGVIKMDENMILMLDYEKVVYDIMPEAGITPAKMEGVEKRDRSGKKILLAEDSPILRKLLKDTLIEAGYDKLIFSDDGKEAWEYITSTKGGTSIDGVITDIEMPAMDGHHLTKRIKEDQTLSEIPVLIFSSLITGDLFHKGERVGADAQISKPEIGQLVTMLDDLLGVK; via the coding sequence ATGACTGAGGAACATAAGGGCATATTGCTTGAAAGTGGGACAAATGAATTAGAAGTGATCATGTTTACGATAGGAACCGGCACCTTCGGGATCAATGTCATGAAGGTACGTGAAATCATACAGCCAACGAATGTTACGCTGATGCCACACACACATCCGCACGTGGAGGGGATTATTCGTCTGCGCGATGAAGTGATACCGGTGATTGATCTTGCCAAAGCGATCGGTTTCTCACCATCTGAAGAAAACAATCAGGACAAATATGTGGTCTCTGAAATGAACAATGTGAAGGTAGCCTTTCACGTCCATGCAGTATCCCGAATACACCGGATTTCCTGGGAACAAATCGAGAAACCGAGTCGATTAAGTGGAGGACTTGAAGATTTGACCATAGGAGTCATTAAAATGGACGAGAACATGATTCTCATGCTGGACTACGAAAAAGTTGTTTACGATATTATGCCAGAAGCGGGGATAACGCCTGCTAAAATGGAAGGCGTTGAAAAGCGGGATCGAAGTGGGAAAAAAATCCTCCTTGCTGAAGATTCTCCAATCTTAAGAAAGTTGCTGAAGGATACGCTGATAGAAGCAGGCTACGATAAACTGATCTTTTCAGACGATGGAAAGGAAGCCTGGGAATATATCACGTCCACAAAAGGCGGCACAAGCATCGATGGTGTAATTACTGATATTGAAATGCCTGCAATGGACGGCCATCATCTGACAAAGCGGATCAAGGAAGACCAGACACTCAGTGAAATCCCAGTGTTGATTTTCTCCTCGCTAATTACCGGAGATTTGTTTCACAAAGGTGAACGGGTTGGTGCAGACGCACAAATCAGTAAACCGGAGATCGGTCAGCTGGTAACCATGCTCGACGACCTGCTGGGTGTAAAGTGA
- a CDS encoding amidohydrolase family protein has protein sequence MAVIDAHIHLSTISSFASTAKQHSLVDYTYQGLIREMDQNDIDLAVGMGVREFEGGEGFPDSSPNTPMGLDLIPAKEKGRRTAECVGINPYRVGRRNMPALEAALLEPYTVGIKIYLGYYPFYAFDDVYAPVYDLAASFDLPVVFHTGDTFSTRGLLKYAHPLTIDEVAVKHPRNRFVMAHLGDPWMLDAAEVLYKNPNVFADLSGLMVGDTQELKRIRSTPHFFDHFKHALAFCDRPDKLMFGTDWPLTPIAPYMDFIDHHVPAGSRNDIFGDTALHVFSKLKCLIRK, from the coding sequence ATGGCTGTTATTGATGCACATATCCATCTCTCGACCATCAGTTCTTTTGCCTCAACAGCAAAGCAGCATTCTTTGGTGGATTATACCTATCAAGGACTGATTAGGGAAATGGACCAAAATGACATTGACTTAGCCGTTGGCATGGGTGTTCGTGAATTTGAAGGCGGAGAGGGCTTTCCTGATTCATCACCGAATACGCCAATGGGGCTTGATTTGATACCTGCAAAGGAAAAAGGCAGGAGGACAGCTGAATGTGTTGGAATCAATCCGTACCGGGTGGGCCGCCGGAATATGCCGGCTCTTGAAGCGGCGCTTTTGGAACCTTATACGGTAGGGATTAAAATCTATCTTGGCTATTACCCCTTTTATGCATTTGACGATGTGTACGCTCCGGTATACGATCTGGCGGCTTCTTTTGACCTTCCTGTAGTGTTTCATACCGGCGACACGTTTTCGACCCGGGGGTTATTAAAATATGCCCATCCACTGACGATTGATGAAGTGGCGGTGAAACATCCACGGAACCGGTTTGTGATGGCCCATCTCGGAGATCCGTGGATGCTCGATGCTGCAGAAGTCCTTTACAAGAATCCGAATGTATTTGCTGATCTGTCCGGCTTGATGGTGGGTGATACGCAGGAGTTGAAGCGTATCCGGTCAACACCGCATTTTTTTGATCATTTCAAGCATGCACTGGCATTTTGCGATCGGCCTGATAAGCTGATGTTCGGGACAGACTGGCCATTGACGCCGATTGCTCCTTATATGGATTTCATCGATCATCATGTACCTGCTGGGTCTCGTAATGATATTTTTGGTGATACGGCCCTTCATGTCTTCTCGAAACTGAAATGTTTAATTCGCAAATGA
- a CDS encoding peptidylprolyl isomerase, whose translation MKKTMTGLTVLIAAGTLALTGCQEPNGNDQNNTGNAGNNNVQNEVTDENGVGENEEPPHFPQFEDGVAEDEIEVVMETNMGDIRLKLFPEYAPLAVENFITLSEEGYYEDVIFHRVLENFMIQGGDPTGTGTGGESAFGEDFEDEFTSDLAHFRGALSMANRGPNTNSSQFFIVHADEGEVSEGMFDGSGMPQETIDKYLEHGGTPHLDFGHTVFGHVIDGMDTVDAIATVETDGPSDSTPVDEVYIQSVQVLD comes from the coding sequence ATGAAAAAAACAATGACCGGCCTGACTGTATTGATTGCTGCAGGTACTCTGGCACTTACAGGTTGTCAGGAGCCGAATGGGAACGACCAGAACAATACCGGTAATGCCGGGAACAATAACGTACAGAATGAGGTAACGGATGAGAATGGCGTCGGTGAAAATGAAGAACCGCCACATTTCCCTCAGTTTGAAGACGGTGTAGCAGAAGATGAAATTGAAGTAGTGATGGAAACCAACATGGGTGATATCCGCCTGAAACTCTTTCCGGAATACGCACCTCTTGCTGTAGAAAACTTCATCACCCTGAGTGAGGAAGGGTATTATGAAGATGTGATCTTCCACCGGGTCTTGGAGAACTTCATGATTCAAGGGGGCGATCCGACAGGAACAGGCACTGGCGGAGAGAGTGCTTTTGGTGAAGATTTCGAAGATGAGTTTACGTCTGATCTGGCACACTTTCGCGGAGCTTTATCCATGGCGAACAGAGGTCCAAACACGAACAGCAGCCAGTTCTTTATCGTGCATGCGGATGAAGGGGAAGTGAGCGAAGGCATGTTTGATGGCAGTGGTATGCCTCAGGAAACCATTGATAAATATCTGGAACACGGAGGGACGCCACATCTGGATTTCGGGCATACGGTGTTTGGTCATGTCATTGATGGTATGGATACAGTGGATGCGATTGCAACCGTGGAGACAGACGGACCAAGTGATTCAACACCAGTGGATGAAGTATACATTCAATCAGTTCAGGTCTTGGACTGA
- a CDS encoding GntR family transcriptional regulator — protein sequence MGLEFDNHRPIYIQIMEYIYSGISRGDMSPGSKLLSVREFAVEAGVNPNTVSRTYMEMEREGVVVSKRGQGTFVTEDTAVIETLRRDIAAKQVDTFLDTMHNLGIDDKTILNLMKERMDDAKED from the coding sequence ATGGGGCTGGAATTTGATAACCACCGTCCAATCTATATACAAATCATGGAGTACATTTACAGCGGAATTTCAAGAGGTGATATGTCACCAGGGAGTAAATTACTATCGGTGAGAGAGTTCGCTGTTGAGGCGGGTGTAAATCCAAATACCGTTTCAAGAACATATATGGAAATGGAACGGGAGGGGGTTGTCGTGTCCAAACGGGGGCAGGGGACCTTTGTTACCGAAGACACCGCAGTAATCGAAACATTACGAAGAGATATAGCGGCAAAGCAAGTGGATACGTTCCTCGACACAATGCATAACCTCGGGATAGATGATAAAACGATACTGAACCTGATGAAAGAGCGTATGGATGATGCGAAGGAGGACTGA
- a CDS encoding ABC transporter permease subunit, whose protein sequence is MMNLIRNENMKIYKRTGTKVMFGILIIVVLLIGLVMRFTEEATETQSEAEMDVSIESTELMDDADQLPPQVIEQQELQEYREEEGITEIPTNSMVGFTMQNPQLISFVTMFSVIVGAGIVASEHSNGTIKLLMIRPVKRWKILFSKWIATIQFSIVMLFVLILSSLITGGVLHDFSIESTRVVDMTTDGIRDLNVWQYMGTAYFLGWIELVIMTTFAFMLGAVFRNQSLSIGLSLVLLFTGGQVVYLLSNYEWAKYILFANSNLLQHFYGQPMIPELSIAFSAMVILVYFILFKAIAYISFAKRDIAD, encoded by the coding sequence ATGATGAATTTAATCCGAAATGAAAACATGAAAATTTATAAGCGTACAGGCACAAAAGTGATGTTCGGTATTCTTATTATCGTTGTGCTCCTGATCGGACTGGTTATGCGTTTCACAGAAGAGGCTACAGAGACGCAAAGTGAAGCTGAAATGGACGTGTCGATTGAATCCACGGAACTAATGGACGATGCGGACCAGTTGCCGCCACAGGTCATTGAACAGCAGGAGTTACAGGAATACAGGGAAGAAGAGGGCATTACCGAGATTCCGACCAATTCGATGGTTGGTTTTACTATGCAGAATCCGCAGCTGATCAGTTTTGTGACGATGTTTTCTGTCATTGTAGGCGCGGGAATTGTCGCCAGTGAACATAGCAATGGCACCATCAAACTGCTGATGATACGTCCGGTGAAAAGGTGGAAAATCCTTTTTTCAAAATGGATTGCGACTATTCAGTTCTCGATCGTGATGCTTTTCGTTTTGATTTTAAGCAGTTTGATTACCGGTGGTGTTCTGCATGACTTTTCCATTGAGAGTACACGGGTTGTGGATATGACTACGGATGGGATTCGTGATCTGAATGTGTGGCAGTATATGGGCACTGCATATTTTCTCGGTTGGATTGAACTCGTAATCATGACGACCTTCGCTTTTATGCTCGGGGCGGTTTTTCGAAATCAGTCATTATCGATTGGCTTATCATTGGTCCTGTTGTTTACAGGCGGACAAGTTGTGTATTTACTGAGTAACTATGAATGGGCGAAATACATTTTATTTGCCAACAGCAATTTACTGCAGCATTTTTACGGACAGCCGATGATCCCGGAGTTAAGCATCGCATTCTCGGCAATGGTCATTCTGGTATATTTTATCCTGTTTAAGGCAATTGCCTATATCAGTTTTGCAAAAAGGGATATTGCCGATTGA
- a CDS encoding alpha-amylase family glycosyl hydrolase, producing MKKILISGLLTGAVLLSACTDDEQDVLTAGDFPAEDPELIDHFPETVFYEIFIRAFYDSTGDGIGDIPGMTSQLDYLEELGVEGIWLMPFHPSPTYHGYDVTDYYDINPDYGTMDDFRTFIDEANDRGIKVLMDFVVNHSSREHPWFEEATSDPDSEYRDWYIWADEDTNLSERGEWGQNMWHGTEPNQYMSVFWEGMPDLNMDNPDVREEIYTIGEFWLDDVGVDGFRLDAAKHIYPGEEEKNHEFWREFSSEMEAVKDDVFILGEVWAPAQVTGPYLDGGLHSTFNFDLAEDFIQAARREGNARLVSSYLNTLERFDQFSDSYIESTFLTNHDINRVMTQLSGNEDRMRMAASLLLSFPGSPFVYYGEEIGMEGSKPDEHIREPMLWYEERESGQTSWINPRHNLDEDGASVEQMQGDPESLWSHYQTWIHLRRSEPALLYGDLLEAKTEADGIISLIRKTEDESLLILHNMSDEEVSVSVADEDNVNRLYYTDVDDITYNDRTITLPPYSSAILN from the coding sequence ATGAAAAAAATTCTGATCTCTGGGCTCCTGACCGGTGCGGTTCTGCTGTCTGCATGTACAGATGACGAGCAGGACGTATTAACTGCCGGAGACTTCCCCGCTGAAGATCCTGAGCTGATTGATCATTTTCCGGAAACTGTTTTTTACGAAATTTTCATTCGTGCTTTCTATGATTCCACAGGAGACGGCATTGGTGACATTCCAGGTATGACCAGCCAGCTGGACTATTTAGAAGAGTTAGGTGTGGAAGGAATTTGGCTCATGCCTTTTCATCCGTCACCGACCTATCACGGCTATGATGTGACGGACTATTATGATATTAATCCCGACTACGGGACAATGGATGATTTCAGAACTTTCATTGATGAAGCCAACGATCGTGGCATTAAGGTCCTGATGGATTTCGTCGTCAATCATTCCAGCCGGGAGCACCCGTGGTTTGAAGAAGCCACCTCTGATCCTGACAGTGAATACCGTGATTGGTACATTTGGGCCGATGAGGATACGAATCTCAGCGAACGAGGCGAGTGGGGTCAGAATATGTGGCATGGAACTGAGCCGAATCAGTACATGAGTGTTTTTTGGGAAGGTATGCCGGATTTGAATATGGACAATCCGGATGTCCGCGAAGAAATCTATACCATCGGGGAATTCTGGCTGGATGATGTGGGTGTCGACGGCTTCCGTCTGGATGCAGCCAAGCATATTTACCCTGGTGAGGAAGAAAAGAATCATGAATTCTGGCGTGAATTTTCTTCGGAAATGGAAGCTGTGAAAGACGACGTCTTTATTCTTGGTGAAGTCTGGGCGCCTGCACAGGTGACAGGTCCTTATTTGGATGGGGGCCTTCACTCCACCTTTAATTTTGACTTAGCAGAGGATTTTATTCAGGCTGCCCGGCGTGAAGGAAATGCTCGGCTCGTCTCTTCTTATCTGAATACGCTCGAACGCTTCGATCAGTTTTCAGATTCCTACATTGAGAGTACGTTTCTGACCAATCATGATATCAACCGAGTTATGACTCAGCTGTCCGGCAATGAAGACCGGATGCGCATGGCTGCTTCACTGTTGCTGTCTTTCCCTGGTTCCCCATTTGTCTATTATGGCGAAGAAATCGGCATGGAAGGCAGTAAGCCGGACGAACACATACGTGAACCGATGCTGTGGTATGAGGAAAGAGAAAGTGGTCAGACCAGCTGGATTAACCCAAGGCACAATCTGGACGAAGATGGGGCGAGTGTGGAACAGATGCAGGGGGATCCGGAGTCTCTCTGGTCACATTACCAGACATGGATTCATTTGCGTCGCTCTGAGCCTGCTCTTCTTTATGGTGATTTACTTGAAGCAAAAACAGAAGCTGACGGTATCATTTCATTGATCCGTAAAACCGAAGATGAATCTCTATTGATCCTGCACAATATGAGTGATGAAGAAGTGTCTGTCTCTGTTGCCGATGAGGATAATGTCAATCGCCTGTATTATACTGATGTTGACGACATCACTTATAATGATCGGACAATTACTCTTCCACCATACAGCTCGGCGATTCTAAATTAA